The following proteins come from a genomic window of Myroides odoratus DSM 2801:
- a CDS encoding c-type cytochrome translates to MRNYLIKAIPFFAAILLVSCGKKEEKQQMPEPVYESERGGATEMTNAEKIALGKQIFEGKGTCASCHMADKKVIGPSIREIIEIYDKHDVSLISFLKGQEEAIVDPAQFIIMQANLEITKKLSDLELEALEAYMRSM, encoded by the coding sequence ATGCGTAACTATCTCATCAAAGCGATACCTTTTTTTGCTGCCATTCTATTGGTTTCTTGTGGTAAAAAGGAAGAAAAACAACAAATGCCAGAACCCGTATATGAATCTGAACGCGGTGGGGCAACAGAAATGACTAATGCAGAAAAAATTGCTTTAGGAAAACAAATTTTTGAAGGAAAAGGTACTTGTGCTTCTTGCCACATGGCAGATAAAAAAGTAATTGGACCTAGTATTAGAGAAATTATTGAAATTTACGATAAACACGATGTGAGCCTTATTTCCTTTTTAAAAGGACAAGAAGAAGCTATCGTTGACCCTGCACAATTTATCATCATGCAGGCTAATTTAGAAATCACCAAAAAATTGAGTGATCTTGAATTAGAAGCTTTAGAAGCTTATATGCGCAGCATGTAA
- a CDS encoding alpha/beta hydrolase: MTFLNKILALIFCLVAFVAFGQKEAQKITIGESITLESTILNETRTINIYLPPYYQPNDTVKYPVVYILDGGVEEDFIHLAGIFRVNSQPWINRFPEAIVVGIENVNRRRDFTFAVPNLDFLDKVGYSKEFFPQYGGAEPYAAFLESELMPYIDQHYNTKEERTVVGESLAGLMSSYLLIKHPHLFTNYIIVSPSFWWGEEKLLDDTTVCLLNKIKHPVSVYVGVPSKEEDAMMFEVAERFYSYLQKNPVIHSTFDYMPDEVHATVLHQATHNALKKQFYKK; the protein is encoded by the coding sequence TCTCGTGGCTTTTGTTGCGTTTGGACAAAAAGAAGCACAAAAAATAACAATTGGTGAATCAATTACCTTGGAATCCACTATTCTAAATGAAACAAGAACCATCAATATCTATTTACCTCCGTACTATCAACCTAACGATACCGTTAAATACCCTGTGGTATATATTTTAGATGGTGGTGTAGAAGAGGACTTTATCCATTTGGCAGGTATTTTTCGCGTTAATTCTCAACCTTGGATCAATCGCTTCCCTGAGGCAATTGTAGTAGGCATCGAAAACGTCAACCGCAGAAGAGATTTTACTTTTGCTGTGCCTAACCTTGATTTCTTAGATAAGGTAGGCTATAGCAAAGAATTCTTCCCACAATATGGTGGTGCAGAACCATACGCAGCTTTCTTAGAGAGTGAATTAATGCCTTATATTGATCAACACTACAATACCAAAGAAGAACGTACGGTTGTTGGAGAATCCTTAGCAGGCTTGATGTCTTCTTATCTTCTTATCAAACATCCTCATCTATTTACCAACTACATTATTGTAAGTCCAAGCTTTTGGTGGGGTGAAGAAAAACTGTTAGACGATACAACGGTTTGTTTGTTGAACAAAATTAAACACCCAGTCAGCGTTTATGTAGGTGTGCCTAGCAAAGAAGAAGATGCTATGATGTTTGAAGTAGCGGAGCGTTTTTATTCGTACCTACAAAAAAACCCAGTGATTCACTCTACTTTTGATTATATGCCAGATGAAGTACACGCTACGGTTTTACATCAAGCCACTCATAATGCGTTGAAAAAACAGTTTTACAAAAAATAG